A stretch of the Macaca mulatta isolate MMU2019108-1 chromosome 14, T2T-MMU8v2.0, whole genome shotgun sequence genome encodes the following:
- the SCYL1 gene encoding N-terminal kinase-like protein isoform X23: MWFFARDPVRDFPFELIPEPPEGGPPGPWALHRGRKKATGCPVSIFVYDVKPGAEEQTQVAKAAFKRLKTLRHPNILAYIDGLETEKCLHVVTEAVTPLGIYLKARVEAGGLKELEISWGLHQIVKALSFLVNDCSLIHNNVCMAAVFVDRAGEWKLGGLDYMYSAQGNGGGPPRKGIPELEQYDPPELADSSGRVVREKWSADMWRLGCLIWEVFNGPLPRAAALRNPGKIPKSLVPHYCELVGANPKVRPNPARFLQNCRAPGGFMSNRFVETNLFLEEIQIKEPAEKQKFFQELSKSLDAFPEDFCRHKVLPQLLTAFEFGNAGAVVLTPLFKVGKFLSAEEYQQKIIPVVVKMFSSTDRAMRIRLLQQMEQFIQYLDEPTVNTQIFPHVVHGFLDTNPAIREQTVKSMLLLAPKLNEANLNVELMKHFARLQAKDEQGPIRCNTTVCLGKIGSYLSASTRHRVLTSAFSRATKDPFAPSRVAGVLGFAATHNLYSMNDCAHKILPVLCGLTVDPEKSVRDQAFKAIRSFLSKLESVSEDPTQLEEVETNIPQRPTPEGVPAPAPTPVPATPTTSGHWETQEEDKDTAEDSSAADRWDDEDWGSLEEAESVLAQQDDWSTGGQVSHASQVSNSDHKPSKSPESDWSSWEAEGSWEQGWQEPSSQEPPLEGMRLASEYNWGGPESSDKGDPFATLSARPSTQPRPDSWGEDNWEGLETESRQAKAELARKKREERRREMEAKRAERKAAKGPMKLGARKLD; this comes from the exons ATGTGGTTCTTTGCTCGGGACCCGGTCCGGGACTTTCCGTTCGAGCTCATCCCGGAGCCCCCAGAGGGCGGCCCGCCCGGGCCCTGGGCCCTGCACCGTGGCCGCAAGAAG GCCACAGGCTGTCCCGTGTCCATCTTCGTCTATGATGTGAAGCCTGGCGCGGAAGAGCAGACCCAGGTGGCCAAAGCTGCTTTCAAGCGCCTCAAAACTCTACGGCATCCCAACATCCTGGCTTACATCGATGGACTGGAG ACAGAAAAATGTCTCCACGTCGTGACAGAGGCTGTGACTCCGTTGGGAATATACCTCAAGGCGAGAGTGGAGGCTGGTGGCCTGAAGGAGCTGGAGATCTCCTGGGGGCTACACCAGATTGTG AAAGCCCTCAGCTTCCTGGTCAACGACTGCAGCCTCATCCACAACAATGTCTGCATGGCCGCCGTGTTCGTGGACCGAGCTGGCGAGTGGAAGCTTGGGGGCCTGGACTACATGTATTCAGCCCAGGGCAACGGTGGGGGACCTCCCCGCAAGGGGATCCCCGAGCTTGAGCAGTATGACCCCCCGGAGTTGGCTGACAGCAGTGGCAGAGTGGTCAGAGAGAAGTG GTCAGCAGACATGTGGCGCTTGGGCTGCCTCATCTGGGAAGTCTTCAATGGGCCCCTACCTCGGGCAGCAGCCCTACGCAACCCTGGGAAG ATCCCCAAATCACTAGTACCCCATTACTGTGAGCTGGTGGGAGCGAACCCCAAGGTGCGTCCCAACCCGGCCCGCTTCCTGCAGAACTGCCGGGCACCTGGTGGCTTCATGAGCAACCGCTTTGTAGAGACCAACCTCTTCCTGGAGGAGATTCAG ATCAAAGAGCCAGCCGAGAAGCAAAAGTTCTTCCAGGAGCTGAGCAAGAGCCTGGATGCGTTCCCTGAGGATTTCTGTCGGCACAAGGTGCTGCCCCAGCTGCTGACCGCCTTCGAGTTCGGCAATGCTGGGGCCGTTGTCCTCACGCCCCTCTTCAAG GTGGGCAAGTTCCTGAGCGCTGAGGAATATCAGCAGAAGATCATCCCTGTGGTGGTCAAGATGTTCTCATCTACTGACCGGGCCATGCGCATCCGCCTCCTGCAGCAG ATGGAGCAGTTCATCCAGTACCTTGATGAGCCAACGGTCAACACCCAGATCTTCCCCCACGTCGTACATGGCTTTCTGGACACCAACCCTGCCATCCGGGAGCAGACGGTCAAG TCCATGCTGCTTCTGGCCCCGAAGCTGAACGAGGCCAACCTCAATGTGGAGCTGATGAAGCACTTTGCACGGCTACAGGCCAAGGATGAACAGGGTCCCATCCGCTGCAACACCACGGTCTGCCTGGGCAAAATCGGCTCATACCTCAGTGCCAGC ACCAGACACAGGGTCCTTACTTCCGCCTTCAGCCGAGCCACTAAGGACCCGTTTGCACCGTCCCGGGTTGCGGGTGTCCTGGGCTTTGCTGCCACCCACAATCTCTACTCAATGAATGACTGTGCCCACAAGATCCTGCCTGTGCTCTGCGGTCTCACTGTAGATCCTGAGAAATCTGTGCGGGACCAG GCCTTCAAGGCCATTCGGAGCTTCCTGTCCAAACTGGAGTCTGTGTCGGAGGACCCGACCCAGCTGGAGGAAGTGG AGACCAACATTCCCCAAAGACCCACACCTGAAG GAGTTCCTGCCCCGGCTCCCACCCCTGTTCCTGCCACCCCTACAACCTCAGGCCACTGGGAGACGCAGGAAGAGGACAAGGACACAGCAGAGGACAGCAGCGCTGCTGACAGATGGGACGACGAAGACTGGGGCAGCCTGGAG GAGGCTGAGTCCGTGCTGGCCCAGCAGGATGACTGGAGCACTGGGGGCCAAGTGAGCCATGCTAGTCAG GTTAGCAACTCCGACCACAAACCCTCCAAATCCCCAGAGTCCGACTGGAGCAGCTGGGAAGCTGAGGGCTCCTGGGAACAGGGCTGGCAGGAGCCAAGCTCCCAGGAGCCACCTCTCGAGGGTATGCGGCTGGCCAGCGAGTATAACTGGGGTGGCCCAGAGTCCAGCGACAAGGGTGACCCCTTCGCTACCCTGTCTGCACGTCCCAGCACCCAG CCTAGGCCGGACTCGTGGGGTGAGGACAACTGGGAGGGCCTGGAGACGGAAAGTC gacaggccaaggCTGAGCTGGCCCGGAAGAAGCGCGAGGAGCGGCGGCGGGAGATGGAAGCCAAACGCGCCGAGAGGAAGGCGGCCAAGGGCCCCATGAAGCTGGGAGCCCGGAAGCTGGACTGA
- the SCYL1 gene encoding N-terminal kinase-like protein isoform X15, whose product MWFFARDPVRDFPFELIPEPPEGGPPGPWALHRGRKKATGCPVSIFVYDVKPGAEEQTQVAKAAFKRLKTLRHPNILAYIDGLETEKCLHVVTEAVTPLGIYLKARVEAGGLKELEISWGLHQIKALSFLVNDCSLIHNNVCMAAVFVDRAGEWKLGGLDYMYSAQGNGGGPPRKGIPELEQYDPPELADSSGRVVREKWSADMWRLGCLIWEVFNGPLPRAAALRNPGKIPKSLVPHYCELVGANPKVRPNPARFLQNCRAPGGFMSNRFVETNLFLEEIQIKEPAEKQKFFQELSKSLDAFPEDFCRHKVLPQLLTAFEFGNAGAVVLTPLFKVGKFLSAEEYQQKIIPVVVKMFSSTDRAMRIRLLQQMEQFIQYLDEPTVNTQIFPHVVHGFLDTNPAIREQTVKSMLLLAPKLNEANLNVELMKHFARLQAKDEQGPIRCNTTVCLGKIGSYLSASTRHRVLTSAFSRATKDPFAPSRVAGVLGFAATHNLYSMNDCAHKILPVLCGLTVDPEKSVRDQAFKAIRSFLSKLESVSEDPTQLEEVEKDVHAASSPGMGGAAASWAGWAVTGVSSLTSKLIRVHPTTAPAETNIPQRPTPEGHWETQEEDKDTAEDSSAADRWDDEDWGSLEEAESVLAQQDDWSTGGQVSHASQVSNSDHKPSKSPESDWSSWEAEGSWEQGWQEPSSQEPPLEGMRLASEYNWGGPESSDKGDPFATLSARPSTQPRPDSWGEDNWEGLETESRQAKAELARKKREERRREMEAKRAERKAAKGPMKLGARKLD is encoded by the exons ATGTGGTTCTTTGCTCGGGACCCGGTCCGGGACTTTCCGTTCGAGCTCATCCCGGAGCCCCCAGAGGGCGGCCCGCCCGGGCCCTGGGCCCTGCACCGTGGCCGCAAGAAG GCCACAGGCTGTCCCGTGTCCATCTTCGTCTATGATGTGAAGCCTGGCGCGGAAGAGCAGACCCAGGTGGCCAAAGCTGCTTTCAAGCGCCTCAAAACTCTACGGCATCCCAACATCCTGGCTTACATCGATGGACTGGAG ACAGAAAAATGTCTCCACGTCGTGACAGAGGCTGTGACTCCGTTGGGAATATACCTCAAGGCGAGAGTGGAGGCTGGTGGCCTGAAGGAGCTGGAGATCTCCTGGGGGCTACACCAGATT AAAGCCCTCAGCTTCCTGGTCAACGACTGCAGCCTCATCCACAACAATGTCTGCATGGCCGCCGTGTTCGTGGACCGAGCTGGCGAGTGGAAGCTTGGGGGCCTGGACTACATGTATTCAGCCCAGGGCAACGGTGGGGGACCTCCCCGCAAGGGGATCCCCGAGCTTGAGCAGTATGACCCCCCGGAGTTGGCTGACAGCAGTGGCAGAGTGGTCAGAGAGAAGTG GTCAGCAGACATGTGGCGCTTGGGCTGCCTCATCTGGGAAGTCTTCAATGGGCCCCTACCTCGGGCAGCAGCCCTACGCAACCCTGGGAAG ATCCCCAAATCACTAGTACCCCATTACTGTGAGCTGGTGGGAGCGAACCCCAAGGTGCGTCCCAACCCGGCCCGCTTCCTGCAGAACTGCCGGGCACCTGGTGGCTTCATGAGCAACCGCTTTGTAGAGACCAACCTCTTCCTGGAGGAGATTCAG ATCAAAGAGCCAGCCGAGAAGCAAAAGTTCTTCCAGGAGCTGAGCAAGAGCCTGGATGCGTTCCCTGAGGATTTCTGTCGGCACAAGGTGCTGCCCCAGCTGCTGACCGCCTTCGAGTTCGGCAATGCTGGGGCCGTTGTCCTCACGCCCCTCTTCAAG GTGGGCAAGTTCCTGAGCGCTGAGGAATATCAGCAGAAGATCATCCCTGTGGTGGTCAAGATGTTCTCATCTACTGACCGGGCCATGCGCATCCGCCTCCTGCAGCAG ATGGAGCAGTTCATCCAGTACCTTGATGAGCCAACGGTCAACACCCAGATCTTCCCCCACGTCGTACATGGCTTTCTGGACACCAACCCTGCCATCCGGGAGCAGACGGTCAAG TCCATGCTGCTTCTGGCCCCGAAGCTGAACGAGGCCAACCTCAATGTGGAGCTGATGAAGCACTTTGCACGGCTACAGGCCAAGGATGAACAGGGTCCCATCCGCTGCAACACCACGGTCTGCCTGGGCAAAATCGGCTCATACCTCAGTGCCAGC ACCAGACACAGGGTCCTTACTTCCGCCTTCAGCCGAGCCACTAAGGACCCGTTTGCACCGTCCCGGGTTGCGGGTGTCCTGGGCTTTGCTGCCACCCACAATCTCTACTCAATGAATGACTGTGCCCACAAGATCCTGCCTGTGCTCTGCGGTCTCACTGTAGATCCTGAGAAATCTGTGCGGGACCAG GCCTTCAAGGCCATTCGGAGCTTCCTGTCCAAACTGGAGTCTGTGTCGGAGGACCCGACCCAGCTGGAGGAAGTGG AGAAGGATGTCCATGCAGCCTCCAGCCCTGGCATGGGAGGAGCCGCAGCCAGCTGGGCAGGCTGGGCCGTGACCGGGGTCTCCTCACTCACCTCCAAGCTGATCCGTGTGCACCCCACCACTGCCCCCGCAGAGACCAACATTCCCCAAAGACCCACACCTGAAG GCCACTGGGAGACGCAGGAAGAGGACAAGGACACAGCAGAGGACAGCAGCGCTGCTGACAGATGGGACGACGAAGACTGGGGCAGCCTGGAG GAGGCTGAGTCCGTGCTGGCCCAGCAGGATGACTGGAGCACTGGGGGCCAAGTGAGCCATGCTAGTCAG GTTAGCAACTCCGACCACAAACCCTCCAAATCCCCAGAGTCCGACTGGAGCAGCTGGGAAGCTGAGGGCTCCTGGGAACAGGGCTGGCAGGAGCCAAGCTCCCAGGAGCCACCTCTCGAGGGTATGCGGCTGGCCAGCGAGTATAACTGGGGTGGCCCAGAGTCCAGCGACAAGGGTGACCCCTTCGCTACCCTGTCTGCACGTCCCAGCACCCAG CCTAGGCCGGACTCGTGGGGTGAGGACAACTGGGAGGGCCTGGAGACGGAAAGTC gacaggccaaggCTGAGCTGGCCCGGAAGAAGCGCGAGGAGCGGCGGCGGGAGATGGAAGCCAAACGCGCCGAGAGGAAGGCGGCCAAGGGCCCCATGAAGCTGGGAGCCCGGAAGCTGGACTGA
- the SCYL1 gene encoding N-terminal kinase-like protein isoform X14, translated as MWFFARDPVRDFPFELIPEPPEGGPPGPWALHRGRKKATGCPVSIFVYDVKPGAEEQTQVAKAAFKRLKTLRHPNILAYIDGLETEKCLHVVTEAVTPLGIYLKARVEAGGLKELEISWGLHQIKALSFLVNDCSLIHNNVCMAAVFVDRAGEWKLGGLDYMYSAQGNGGGPPRKGIPELEQYDPPELADSSGRVVREKWSADMWRLGCLIWEVFNGPLPRAAALRNPGKIPKSLVPHYCELVGANPKVRPNPARFLQNCRAPGGFMSNRFVETNLFLEEIQIKEPAEKQKFFQELSKSLDAFPEDFCRHKVLPQLLTAFEFGNAGAVVLTPLFKVGKFLSAEEYQQKIIPVVVKMFSSTDRAMRIRLLQQMEQFIQYLDEPTVNTQIFPHVVHGFLDTNPAIREQTVKSMLLLAPKLNEANLNVELMKHFARLQAKDEQGPIRCNTTVCLGKIGSYLSASTRHRVLTSAFSRATKDPFAPSRVAGVLGFAATHNLYSMNDCAHKILPVLCGLTVDPEKSVRDQAFKAIRSFLSKLESVSEDPTQLEEVEKDVHAASSPGMGGAAASWAGWAVTGVSSLTSKLIRVHPTTAPAETNIPQRPTPEGHWETQEEDKDTAEDSSAADRWDDEDWGSLEQEAESVLAQQDDWSTGGQVSHASQVSNSDHKPSKSPESDWSSWEAEGSWEQGWQEPSSQEPPLEGMRLASEYNWGGPESSDKGDPFATLSARPSTQPRPDSWGEDNWEGLETESRQAKAELARKKREERRREMEAKRAERKAAKGPMKLGARKLD; from the exons ATGTGGTTCTTTGCTCGGGACCCGGTCCGGGACTTTCCGTTCGAGCTCATCCCGGAGCCCCCAGAGGGCGGCCCGCCCGGGCCCTGGGCCCTGCACCGTGGCCGCAAGAAG GCCACAGGCTGTCCCGTGTCCATCTTCGTCTATGATGTGAAGCCTGGCGCGGAAGAGCAGACCCAGGTGGCCAAAGCTGCTTTCAAGCGCCTCAAAACTCTACGGCATCCCAACATCCTGGCTTACATCGATGGACTGGAG ACAGAAAAATGTCTCCACGTCGTGACAGAGGCTGTGACTCCGTTGGGAATATACCTCAAGGCGAGAGTGGAGGCTGGTGGCCTGAAGGAGCTGGAGATCTCCTGGGGGCTACACCAGATT AAAGCCCTCAGCTTCCTGGTCAACGACTGCAGCCTCATCCACAACAATGTCTGCATGGCCGCCGTGTTCGTGGACCGAGCTGGCGAGTGGAAGCTTGGGGGCCTGGACTACATGTATTCAGCCCAGGGCAACGGTGGGGGACCTCCCCGCAAGGGGATCCCCGAGCTTGAGCAGTATGACCCCCCGGAGTTGGCTGACAGCAGTGGCAGAGTGGTCAGAGAGAAGTG GTCAGCAGACATGTGGCGCTTGGGCTGCCTCATCTGGGAAGTCTTCAATGGGCCCCTACCTCGGGCAGCAGCCCTACGCAACCCTGGGAAG ATCCCCAAATCACTAGTACCCCATTACTGTGAGCTGGTGGGAGCGAACCCCAAGGTGCGTCCCAACCCGGCCCGCTTCCTGCAGAACTGCCGGGCACCTGGTGGCTTCATGAGCAACCGCTTTGTAGAGACCAACCTCTTCCTGGAGGAGATTCAG ATCAAAGAGCCAGCCGAGAAGCAAAAGTTCTTCCAGGAGCTGAGCAAGAGCCTGGATGCGTTCCCTGAGGATTTCTGTCGGCACAAGGTGCTGCCCCAGCTGCTGACCGCCTTCGAGTTCGGCAATGCTGGGGCCGTTGTCCTCACGCCCCTCTTCAAG GTGGGCAAGTTCCTGAGCGCTGAGGAATATCAGCAGAAGATCATCCCTGTGGTGGTCAAGATGTTCTCATCTACTGACCGGGCCATGCGCATCCGCCTCCTGCAGCAG ATGGAGCAGTTCATCCAGTACCTTGATGAGCCAACGGTCAACACCCAGATCTTCCCCCACGTCGTACATGGCTTTCTGGACACCAACCCTGCCATCCGGGAGCAGACGGTCAAG TCCATGCTGCTTCTGGCCCCGAAGCTGAACGAGGCCAACCTCAATGTGGAGCTGATGAAGCACTTTGCACGGCTACAGGCCAAGGATGAACAGGGTCCCATCCGCTGCAACACCACGGTCTGCCTGGGCAAAATCGGCTCATACCTCAGTGCCAGC ACCAGACACAGGGTCCTTACTTCCGCCTTCAGCCGAGCCACTAAGGACCCGTTTGCACCGTCCCGGGTTGCGGGTGTCCTGGGCTTTGCTGCCACCCACAATCTCTACTCAATGAATGACTGTGCCCACAAGATCCTGCCTGTGCTCTGCGGTCTCACTGTAGATCCTGAGAAATCTGTGCGGGACCAG GCCTTCAAGGCCATTCGGAGCTTCCTGTCCAAACTGGAGTCTGTGTCGGAGGACCCGACCCAGCTGGAGGAAGTGG AGAAGGATGTCCATGCAGCCTCCAGCCCTGGCATGGGAGGAGCCGCAGCCAGCTGGGCAGGCTGGGCCGTGACCGGGGTCTCCTCACTCACCTCCAAGCTGATCCGTGTGCACCCCACCACTGCCCCCGCAGAGACCAACATTCCCCAAAGACCCACACCTGAAG GCCACTGGGAGACGCAGGAAGAGGACAAGGACACAGCAGAGGACAGCAGCGCTGCTGACAGATGGGACGACGAAGACTGGGGCAGCCTGGAG CAGGAGGCTGAGTCCGTGCTGGCCCAGCAGGATGACTGGAGCACTGGGGGCCAAGTGAGCCATGCTAGTCAG GTTAGCAACTCCGACCACAAACCCTCCAAATCCCCAGAGTCCGACTGGAGCAGCTGGGAAGCTGAGGGCTCCTGGGAACAGGGCTGGCAGGAGCCAAGCTCCCAGGAGCCACCTCTCGAGGGTATGCGGCTGGCCAGCGAGTATAACTGGGGTGGCCCAGAGTCCAGCGACAAGGGTGACCCCTTCGCTACCCTGTCTGCACGTCCCAGCACCCAG CCTAGGCCGGACTCGTGGGGTGAGGACAACTGGGAGGGCCTGGAGACGGAAAGTC gacaggccaaggCTGAGCTGGCCCGGAAGAAGCGCGAGGAGCGGCGGCGGGAGATGGAAGCCAAACGCGCCGAGAGGAAGGCGGCCAAGGGCCCCATGAAGCTGGGAGCCCGGAAGCTGGACTGA
- the SCYL1 gene encoding N-terminal kinase-like protein isoform X36, with protein sequence MAAVFVDRAGEWKLGGLDYMYSAQGNGGGPPRKGIPELEQYDPPELADSSGRVVREKWSADMWRLGCLIWEVFNGPLPRAAALRNPGKIPKSLVPHYCELVGANPKVRPNPARFLQNCRAPGGFMSNRFVETNLFLEEIQIKEPAEKQKFFQELSKSLDAFPEDFCRHKVLPQLLTAFEFGNAGAVVLTPLFKVGKFLSAEEYQQKIIPVVVKMFSSTDRAMRIRLLQQMEQFIQYLDEPTVNTQIFPHVVHGFLDTNPAIREQTVKSMLLLAPKLNEANLNVELMKHFARLQAKDEQGPIRCNTTVCLGKIGSYLSASTRHRVLTSAFSRATKDPFAPSRVAGVLGFAATHNLYSMNDCAHKILPVLCGLTVDPEKSVRDQAFKAIRSFLSKLESVSEDPTQLEEVEKDVHAASSPGMGGAAASWAGWAVTGVSSLTSKLIRVHPTTAPAETNIPQRPTPEGHWETQEEDKDTAEDSSAADRWDDEDWGSLEEAESVLAQQDDWSTGGQVSHASQVSNSDHKPSKSPESDWSSWEAEGSWEQGWQEPSSQEPPLEGMRLASEYNWGGPESSDKGDPFATLSARPSTQPRPDSWGEDNWEGLETESRQAKAELARKKREERRREMEAKRAERKAAKGPMKLGARKLD encoded by the exons ATGGCCGCCGTGTTCGTGGACCGAGCTGGCGAGTGGAAGCTTGGGGGCCTGGACTACATGTATTCAGCCCAGGGCAACGGTGGGGGACCTCCCCGCAAGGGGATCCCCGAGCTTGAGCAGTATGACCCCCCGGAGTTGGCTGACAGCAGTGGCAGAGTGGTCAGAGAGAAGTG GTCAGCAGACATGTGGCGCTTGGGCTGCCTCATCTGGGAAGTCTTCAATGGGCCCCTACCTCGGGCAGCAGCCCTACGCAACCCTGGGAAG ATCCCCAAATCACTAGTACCCCATTACTGTGAGCTGGTGGGAGCGAACCCCAAGGTGCGTCCCAACCCGGCCCGCTTCCTGCAGAACTGCCGGGCACCTGGTGGCTTCATGAGCAACCGCTTTGTAGAGACCAACCTCTTCCTGGAGGAGATTCAG ATCAAAGAGCCAGCCGAGAAGCAAAAGTTCTTCCAGGAGCTGAGCAAGAGCCTGGATGCGTTCCCTGAGGATTTCTGTCGGCACAAGGTGCTGCCCCAGCTGCTGACCGCCTTCGAGTTCGGCAATGCTGGGGCCGTTGTCCTCACGCCCCTCTTCAAG GTGGGCAAGTTCCTGAGCGCTGAGGAATATCAGCAGAAGATCATCCCTGTGGTGGTCAAGATGTTCTCATCTACTGACCGGGCCATGCGCATCCGCCTCCTGCAGCAG ATGGAGCAGTTCATCCAGTACCTTGATGAGCCAACGGTCAACACCCAGATCTTCCCCCACGTCGTACATGGCTTTCTGGACACCAACCCTGCCATCCGGGAGCAGACGGTCAAG TCCATGCTGCTTCTGGCCCCGAAGCTGAACGAGGCCAACCTCAATGTGGAGCTGATGAAGCACTTTGCACGGCTACAGGCCAAGGATGAACAGGGTCCCATCCGCTGCAACACCACGGTCTGCCTGGGCAAAATCGGCTCATACCTCAGTGCCAGC ACCAGACACAGGGTCCTTACTTCCGCCTTCAGCCGAGCCACTAAGGACCCGTTTGCACCGTCCCGGGTTGCGGGTGTCCTGGGCTTTGCTGCCACCCACAATCTCTACTCAATGAATGACTGTGCCCACAAGATCCTGCCTGTGCTCTGCGGTCTCACTGTAGATCCTGAGAAATCTGTGCGGGACCAG GCCTTCAAGGCCATTCGGAGCTTCCTGTCCAAACTGGAGTCTGTGTCGGAGGACCCGACCCAGCTGGAGGAAGTGG AGAAGGATGTCCATGCAGCCTCCAGCCCTGGCATGGGAGGAGCCGCAGCCAGCTGGGCAGGCTGGGCCGTGACCGGGGTCTCCTCACTCACCTCCAAGCTGATCCGTGTGCACCCCACCACTGCCCCCGCAGAGACCAACATTCCCCAAAGACCCACACCTGAAG GCCACTGGGAGACGCAGGAAGAGGACAAGGACACAGCAGAGGACAGCAGCGCTGCTGACAGATGGGACGACGAAGACTGGGGCAGCCTGGAG GAGGCTGAGTCCGTGCTGGCCCAGCAGGATGACTGGAGCACTGGGGGCCAAGTGAGCCATGCTAGTCAG GTTAGCAACTCCGACCACAAACCCTCCAAATCCCCAGAGTCCGACTGGAGCAGCTGGGAAGCTGAGGGCTCCTGGGAACAGGGCTGGCAGGAGCCAAGCTCCCAGGAGCCACCTCTCGAGGGTATGCGGCTGGCCAGCGAGTATAACTGGGGTGGCCCAGAGTCCAGCGACAAGGGTGACCCCTTCGCTACCCTGTCTGCACGTCCCAGCACCCAG CCTAGGCCGGACTCGTGGGGTGAGGACAACTGGGAGGGCCTGGAGACGGAAAGTC gacaggccaaggCTGAGCTGGCCCGGAAGAAGCGCGAGGAGCGGCGGCGGGAGATGGAAGCCAAACGCGCCGAGAGGAAGGCGGCCAAGGGCCCCATGAAGCTGGGAGCCCGGAAGCTGGACTGA